In one window of Bdellovibrio bacteriovorus W DNA:
- a CDS encoding hypothetical protein (COG2947 Uncharacterized conserved protein) produces the protein MKYWLMKSEPDVYSIDQLKKDKRTWWEGVRNYQARNFMIDMEVGDLVLFYHSNATPPGIAGIAKVSKPAAPDELQFDKKSEYYDAKSSPEKPRWSCVEVSFVKKFKNFISLPDLRDNAKLADMTVLQKGSRLSVQPVDKKHFELVEKLGDA, from the coding sequence ATGAAATATTGGCTGATGAAATCAGAGCCCGATGTTTATTCCATCGACCAATTGAAAAAAGATAAGCGCACTTGGTGGGAAGGTGTCAGAAACTACCAAGCGCGGAATTTCATGATCGATATGGAAGTCGGCGATTTGGTTTTATTCTATCACTCCAATGCGACTCCTCCTGGAATTGCTGGAATTGCGAAAGTCTCTAAACCAGCTGCTCCGGATGAGTTGCAGTTTGATAAAAAGTCTGAATATTACGATGCCAAGTCTTCTCCGGAAAAGCCTCGCTGGTCTTGCGTTGAAGTTTCTTTTGTAAAGAAATTTAAAAACTTCATCAGCCTTCCTGACTTGCGTGACAACGCTAAGCTTGCCGATATGACGGTTTTACAAAAAGGCTCGCGCCTCTCAGTTCAACCTGTTGACAAAAAACACTTCGAATTGGTTGAAAAACTAGGTGATGCTTAA
- a CDS encoding hypothetical protein (COG3012 Uncharacterized protein conserved in bacteria), whose product MPQRKSLFQLPCSQNLDSFRSMNCPCGNTKKYEECCAIYHTGKELAPTAELLMRSRYTAFAKKQLDYIKNTIHPQNIQDFNQEANREWAESADFTSLEILRAEESGNKGIVEFKANYTVDGEEYLHHEVSTFRKQSGQWYFKTGKVIDYEDEETEE is encoded by the coding sequence TTGCCGCAGCGCAAATCACTCTTCCAGTTACCTTGCAGCCAGAATCTTGATAGCTTCCGTTCTATGAACTGTCCTTGCGGAAATACTAAAAAATACGAAGAATGTTGTGCAATCTATCACACAGGTAAAGAGCTTGCTCCAACAGCAGAACTCTTGATGCGTTCGCGCTATACAGCCTTTGCGAAGAAGCAACTCGATTATATTAAAAACACAATTCATCCTCAGAATATTCAGGATTTCAACCAAGAGGCCAACCGTGAGTGGGCAGAGTCCGCTGACTTTACGTCTCTTGAAATTCTACGCGCTGAAGAGTCTGGCAATAAAGGAATCGTTGAGTTTAAGGCCAACTACACTGTGGATGGTGAAGAGTACCTTCACCACGAAGTGAGCACCTTCAGAAAGCAATCTGGCCAGTGGTATTTTAAAACTGGTAAAGTGATTGATTACGAAGACGAAGAGACCGAGGAGTAA
- a CDS encoding oxidoreductase (COG4221 Short-chain alcohol dehydrogenase of unknown specificity) gives MSSWALITGATSGIGWATAKALAAQGHHLLLTGRRYERLEALKNEIQKQHGSLEIRLACFDVSDRFEVSEFLKEQQEILPKVEILVNNAGLALGTDKMQSANLDDWEIMIDTNIKGMLFMTRALVAEMVKKNSGHIVNLGSVAGRWTYPGGGVYCATKFAVRALSEGLRMDLLGHNIRVTNIEPGMVHTEFSEIRLKDKTAADKVYEGMKPLSSEDIAETIAWCLSRPSHVNIQELVIYPTAQAHVGQVARKG, from the coding sequence ATGAGTTCATGGGCGCTAATCACTGGAGCGACCTCAGGAATTGGCTGGGCAACGGCAAAGGCGCTGGCAGCTCAGGGGCATCATTTGCTTTTAACAGGCAGAAGATATGAGCGCCTCGAAGCTCTAAAGAATGAAATTCAAAAGCAGCATGGTTCGCTTGAAATTCGTTTGGCATGTTTTGATGTCTCCGATCGCTTTGAGGTCAGTGAGTTTTTAAAAGAACAACAAGAGATTTTACCGAAAGTCGAAATCCTAGTGAATAATGCTGGATTGGCTCTGGGTACTGATAAAATGCAGAGTGCGAATCTGGATGATTGGGAGATAATGATTGATACCAATATCAAGGGAATGCTCTTTATGACTCGTGCGCTAGTGGCAGAGATGGTGAAGAAAAACTCTGGCCATATTGTTAATCTTGGCTCTGTTGCAGGCAGATGGACTTACCCAGGTGGGGGAGTTTATTGCGCCACTAAATTTGCCGTGCGCGCTTTAAGCGAAGGCTTGCGCATGGATTTATTGGGACACAACATTCGGGTCACCAATATCGAGCCAGGAATGGTGCACACAGAGTTCTCTGAAATTCGTCTGAAAGATAAAACGGCAGCGGATAAGGTCTATGAGGGAATGAAGCCTCTCAGCTCAGAGGACATTGCAGAGACCATCGCGTGGTGCCTGTCGCGCCCTTCTCATGTGAATATTCAAGAGCTCGTTATTTATCCCACAGCACAAGCCCATGTCGGGCAAGTAGCAAGGAAAGGCTAA
- the fumC gene encoding fumarate hydratase (COG0114 Fumarase) — translation MKTSDFRIEKDTMGEVQVMKDKLWGAQTQRSLENFKIGGDRFPREMIRALGILKKSAAKVNHQLGLLDQKKMQAISVACDEVIRGNLDAHFPLVVWQTGSGTQTNMNANEVIANKAMTDLGVVLPSKEIHPNDDVNKGQSSNDTFPTAMHIAVAEQIHHRLLPALEKLQKALEQKQEEFKDIVKIGRTHFMDATPLTLGQEFSGYATQVKNTQQRIRNTQSHLYELALGGTAVGTGLNTHPEFAVKAAAAIAQETGLPFVTAPNKFEALATHDALVEVSGALNSAAVSLMKIGNDIRMLGSGPRCGIGEIHLPENEPGSSIMPGKVNPTQSEALTMVCAQVMGNHVAVSVGGATGHFELNVFKPLIVFNVLNSIRLLADASDSFVEHCVLGIEANRARIQSLLQSSLMLVTALNPHIGYDNAAKIAKAAHANGTTLKEEAVKSGLLTAEEFDKAVRPEDMVGIS, via the coding sequence ATGAAGACTTCTGATTTTAGAATCGAAAAAGACACCATGGGTGAAGTGCAGGTCATGAAGGATAAACTTTGGGGAGCACAGACCCAGAGGTCTTTAGAAAATTTTAAAATCGGCGGAGATAGATTTCCAAGGGAGATGATTCGTGCCTTGGGTATTCTTAAAAAATCCGCAGCGAAGGTGAATCATCAACTCGGGCTGCTTGATCAAAAAAAGATGCAGGCTATTAGTGTGGCTTGTGATGAAGTGATTCGCGGTAATTTAGACGCGCATTTCCCATTGGTTGTTTGGCAAACAGGCTCTGGCACACAGACAAATATGAACGCCAACGAAGTGATCGCCAACAAGGCGATGACGGATTTGGGAGTCGTACTTCCTAGTAAAGAAATTCATCCTAACGATGATGTGAATAAAGGGCAGTCCTCCAATGATACCTTTCCCACAGCGATGCATATTGCAGTGGCCGAGCAGATTCATCATCGGCTTTTGCCAGCTCTAGAAAAACTCCAAAAAGCTTTAGAGCAAAAACAAGAAGAGTTTAAGGATATCGTTAAAATTGGTCGTACGCACTTTATGGATGCAACTCCTTTGACATTAGGTCAGGAGTTTTCAGGTTATGCCACGCAGGTGAAAAACACCCAGCAAAGGATTCGCAATACTCAAAGCCATCTCTATGAGTTGGCTTTGGGAGGGACGGCCGTTGGGACGGGACTCAATACTCATCCTGAGTTTGCTGTGAAAGCTGCGGCAGCTATCGCGCAAGAAACTGGATTGCCTTTTGTGACGGCTCCTAACAAATTTGAGGCTCTCGCGACCCACGACGCCTTAGTAGAGGTGAGTGGTGCGCTGAACTCAGCGGCCGTGTCTTTGATGAAAATCGGCAATGACATTCGCATGCTGGGGTCGGGGCCTCGTTGCGGAATTGGAGAGATTCACCTGCCAGAAAATGAACCAGGCAGTTCTATTATGCCGGGGAAAGTGAATCCTACTCAGAGTGAAGCTCTCACGATGGTCTGTGCTCAAGTCATGGGCAATCATGTGGCGGTGAGTGTCGGCGGAGCAACGGGGCATTTTGAGTTGAACGTCTTTAAACCCCTGATTGTGTTTAATGTTTTAAACTCCATTCGTCTTTTGGCAGATGCCAGTGACTCGTTTGTTGAGCATTGTGTCTTGGGAATTGAAGCCAACCGTGCGCGGATTCAAAGTCTTTTGCAGAGTTCTCTGATGCTGGTGACGGCGTTAAATCCCCATATAGGCTATGACAATGCAGCTAAAATTGCGAAGGCAGCTCATGCAAACGGCACGACTCTTAAGGAAGAGGCCGTTAAGTCTGGCTTATTGACGGCAGAGGAGTTTGATAAAGCGGTGAGGCCTGAGGATATGGTGGGAATCTCTTAA
- a CDS encoding methyltransferase-related protein (COG0500 SAM-dependent methyltransferases), with product MNCILCQSERTDLFKVVKKPERSYFHCIDCDMIYMHPLERYTSQEEKARYDLHENNLSAGYVAFLQPLIEDLHKLCKESLKNSQVVKGLDYGCGPTAVASELMAIKGYQMTNYDMYFAPDQSYLNSKYKFILSTEVWEHFYYPHKEIHNLVDLLESGGLLGVMTSAHKGEAAFHDWHYRRDLTHVSFFSEKTFEWVAQKFGLRILKARSPYFILQKI from the coding sequence ATGAATTGTATCTTATGTCAGTCCGAGAGAACAGACCTTTTTAAGGTCGTCAAAAAACCTGAGCGCAGCTATTTTCACTGTATTGATTGTGATATGATTTATATGCATCCTTTGGAGCGCTATACTTCTCAAGAAGAAAAAGCTCGATATGATTTGCACGAAAACAATCTAAGTGCGGGTTATGTTGCTTTCCTACAACCTCTGATCGAAGACCTGCACAAGCTCTGCAAAGAGAGCTTAAAGAATTCCCAAGTCGTGAAAGGTTTAGACTATGGCTGCGGCCCCACGGCTGTTGCCAGCGAACTGATGGCGATAAAAGGCTATCAGATGACGAACTACGATATGTATTTTGCTCCTGATCAAAGTTACCTCAATAGCAAATACAAATTCATCTTGAGCACAGAAGTGTGGGAACACTTCTACTATCCACATAAAGAAATTCACAACCTTGTGGACCTCCTCGAATCAGGTGGTCTGCTTGGAGTTATGACCTCTGCTCATAAAGGCGAGGCTGCATTTCACGATTGGCACTACCGCCGCGATCTGACTCACGTTTCGTTTTTCTCTGAAAAAACATTTGAATGGGTTGCACAAAAATTCGGACTGCGTATTCTAAAAGCACGAAGTCCTTATTTCATACTCCAGAAAATTTAA
- a CDS encoding thioredoxin (COG0526 Thiol-disulfide isomerase and thioredoxins), which produces METLNLQTFKDKVFDFEQNKEWTFKGTKPAIIDFYADWCGPCRALAPILDEVAKTYEGKVDIYKIDTEASPELAAMFGIRGIPSILFVPMQGEPAMSSGLMPAESFEKAIADLFQITK; this is translated from the coding sequence ATGGAAACTCTCAACCTGCAAACATTTAAAGATAAAGTTTTTGATTTTGAACAAAACAAAGAGTGGACTTTCAAAGGTACAAAGCCGGCGATCATTGATTTCTATGCAGACTGGTGTGGACCTTGTCGTGCGCTGGCGCCAATTCTCGATGAAGTCGCAAAAACTTATGAAGGCAAAGTTGATATTTATAAGATCGACACGGAAGCCTCTCCAGAACTCGCCGCAATGTTTGGCATTCGCGGTATTCCAAGTATTTTATTTGTCCCTATGCAAGGGGAGCCTGCGATGAGTTCGGGGTTGATGCCGGCGGAGAGTTTTGAGAAGGCGATAGCCGACCTCTTTCAAATCACCAAGTAA
- a CDS encoding acetyl coenzyme A synthetase (COG0365 Acyl-coenzyme A synthetases/AMP-(fatty) acid ligases) gives MSKKIYPVPAEWQTNAFVNEEKYKALYAQSMNSPDEFWAEQAQRIDWFKPFQKVKDVSFHRPVKIGWFLEGKLNASYNCLDRHLKDRGDKVALIWEADDPKTPSRKITYKELHAEVSKLANVLKKMGVKKGDIVTIYMPMIPEATIAMLACARIGAPHSVIFGGFAPDAISDRMNDGQSKFVITADGGHRAGKLLKLKDNIDKALHKVPQAEKVLVVKFAGNDVAFDSAKDLWYHDEMAKADSHCEPEVMDAEDVLFTLYTSGSTGKPKGVVHTTGGYLVYASLTHQYIFDCHENDIYWCTADVGWVTGHSYIVYGPLSNGATTLMFEGVPTYPTPSRFWEVVDKHQVSIFYSSPTAIRALMREGEKYVQATSRKSLRLLGSVGEPINPEAWIWYYNNVGDGRCPIVDTWWQTENGGILISPLPGATTLKPGSATKPFLGVKPAVLSQEGQELEGVCEGLLVMKDSWPGQARTVLNDHKRFEETYFSQYAGYYFSGDGCRRDADGDYWITGRVDDVLNVSGHRLGTAEIESALVAHGKVAEAAVVGYPHDIKGQGIYAYVCLKAGEASSEELRKELVQIVREEISPIATPDLIQFVSGLPKTRSGKIMRRILRKIAENQPDQLGDTSTLSEPAVVQELVDNRLNR, from the coding sequence ATGAGTAAAAAAATCTATCCAGTTCCTGCTGAATGGCAAACGAATGCCTTTGTGAATGAAGAAAAATACAAGGCTCTTTATGCGCAATCTATGAATTCTCCAGATGAGTTCTGGGCCGAGCAAGCGCAGAGGATTGATTGGTTTAAGCCGTTTCAAAAAGTCAAAGACGTTAGTTTCCATCGCCCCGTAAAAATTGGTTGGTTCCTAGAGGGAAAACTCAACGCCTCTTACAACTGTCTAGATCGCCACTTAAAAGATCGCGGTGATAAGGTCGCTTTGATTTGGGAAGCAGATGATCCAAAGACTCCTTCCAGAAAAATTACTTATAAAGAGCTTCATGCAGAAGTTTCTAAACTAGCGAACGTGCTTAAAAAGATGGGCGTCAAAAAAGGCGACATCGTTACTATCTATATGCCGATGATTCCAGAGGCGACAATAGCAATGCTTGCCTGCGCTCGTATTGGTGCGCCTCACTCTGTGATCTTTGGAGGCTTTGCTCCTGATGCAATTTCAGATCGTATGAACGATGGACAATCAAAATTTGTGATCACAGCCGATGGTGGGCATCGTGCAGGGAAGTTACTTAAGTTAAAAGACAATATCGACAAAGCTCTGCACAAAGTACCTCAAGCCGAAAAAGTTTTAGTTGTTAAGTTTGCAGGAAACGACGTGGCCTTCGATTCAGCTAAAGATCTTTGGTATCACGATGAAATGGCTAAGGCGGACTCTCACTGCGAGCCCGAGGTGATGGATGCAGAAGATGTTTTATTCACTCTTTACACTTCAGGTTCTACAGGAAAGCCCAAGGGTGTTGTGCATACAACAGGTGGGTACCTTGTCTATGCAAGTTTAACTCATCAGTATATTTTTGATTGTCATGAGAATGATATTTATTGGTGTACAGCCGATGTGGGGTGGGTGACTGGGCATAGTTATATCGTCTATGGTCCTCTTTCTAACGGCGCGACAACTTTGATGTTTGAAGGAGTTCCCACGTACCCAACGCCTTCACGCTTTTGGGAAGTCGTTGATAAACATCAAGTCAGTATTTTCTATTCTTCACCGACGGCTATCCGAGCATTGATGCGTGAAGGAGAAAAGTACGTTCAAGCAACCTCGCGAAAGTCTTTAAGACTTTTAGGATCTGTGGGGGAACCAATCAATCCCGAAGCGTGGATCTGGTATTATAACAATGTCGGTGATGGGCGTTGTCCTATTGTCGATACTTGGTGGCAAACTGAAAATGGCGGGATCTTGATTTCGCCACTTCCAGGGGCAACAACATTAAAGCCTGGATCTGCCACGAAACCCTTTTTGGGAGTGAAGCCGGCCGTTCTTTCGCAAGAAGGGCAAGAACTTGAGGGAGTGTGCGAAGGACTTCTTGTGATGAAGGATTCTTGGCCAGGGCAAGCGCGCACAGTTTTAAATGATCATAAACGTTTTGAAGAAACATATTTTTCTCAATACGCGGGATACTACTTCAGTGGTGATGGTTGTCGTCGAGACGCTGATGGGGACTATTGGATCACGGGAAGAGTTGATGACGTTTTGAACGTCTCTGGTCATCGCCTTGGCACTGCAGAAATTGAATCTGCTTTGGTGGCCCATGGGAAAGTCGCCGAGGCCGCCGTCGTGGGATATCCTCACGATATAAAAGGCCAAGGGATCTATGCCTACGTTTGTCTCAAAGCCGGCGAGGCGTCTTCAGAAGAACTGCGCAAAGAGTTAGTGCAAATTGTGCGCGAAGAAATCAGCCCTATTGCTACACCGGATCTGATTCAGTTTGTATCGGGTTTGCCAAAGACTCGCTCAGGTAAAATTATGCGCAGAATCTTAAGAAAAATTGCTGAAAATCAACCAGATCAACTTGGCGATACTTCGACTCTCTCAGAGCCGGCAGTTGTACAAGAACTGGTAGACAATAGATTGAATCGGTGA
- a CDS encoding metallo-beta-lactamase superfamily protein (COG0491 Zn-dependent hydrolases, including glyoxylases), which yields MKPIVKEFFDKATWTLTYVVYDNTTKDAVIIDPVWDYDPAASAMSTQSIESVRTFVKAAALNVHYILETHAHADHVSGAQVLKQFFPQAKIAIGAKITDVQKVFKGVYNLDPQFPVDGRQFDILLNEEEKLHAGTLSIQTIYTPGHTPACSTYVIGDAVFTGDALFMPDYGTGRCDFPAGSAKDLYHSVHEKIYKLPEDYRTFTGHDYLPNGRELAFESTIGQQKKENIHLPDGITETEFVEFRNRRDATLSTPRLLLPSVQVNINAGNLPQEENNGVKYLKIPIKE from the coding sequence ATGAAACCCATTGTTAAAGAATTTTTTGATAAAGCCACATGGACTTTGACGTATGTGGTTTACGATAACACCACGAAAGATGCTGTGATTATTGATCCAGTATGGGACTACGATCCTGCGGCTTCAGCCATGTCGACTCAGTCGATCGAAAGTGTTCGCACTTTTGTGAAGGCCGCTGCCTTGAATGTTCACTATATTCTTGAAACCCATGCTCATGCGGATCACGTTTCGGGTGCACAAGTTTTAAAGCAGTTCTTTCCGCAAGCAAAAATTGCCATTGGTGCGAAGATCACCGATGTGCAAAAAGTTTTTAAGGGAGTCTATAATCTGGACCCGCAGTTCCCAGTAGATGGGCGTCAGTTTGATATTCTTCTAAACGAAGAAGAAAAACTGCACGCGGGTACTTTATCTATACAGACGATCTATACTCCGGGGCACACACCGGCTTGTAGTACCTATGTGATCGGAGATGCTGTCTTCACAGGAGATGCTCTATTCATGCCTGATTACGGAACAGGTCGTTGTGATTTCCCTGCGGGCAGTGCTAAGGATCTGTATCACTCAGTGCATGAAAAGATTTATAAGTTACCTGAAGACTACCGAACATTTACAGGGCATGACTATCTTCCCAACGGAAGAGAGCTTGCTTTTGAATCTACGATAGGCCAACAGAAGAAAGAAAATATTCACTTGCCAGATGGAATCACAGAGACTGAGTTCGTAGAGTTTAGGAATCGTCGAGATGCGACACTCTCAACTCCACGATTGTTATTACCCAGTGTGCAAGTCAACATCAATGCCGGAAACCTTCCTCAGGAAGAAAATAACGGTGTTAAATACTTAAAAATTCCAATCAAAGAATAG
- a CDS encoding dihydrouridine synthase family protein (COG0042 tRNA-dihydrouridine synthase) → MKLFLAPMEGVVDWVMRDTLTRIGGIDQCVTEFLRVTNRLHPESVFYKNCPELKTNSETRWGTPVFLQLLGGQAEPLALNAERAAKLGAKGIDLNFGCPAKTVNRHDGGASLLKSCDRIYDIVKTVRDAVPASTPVTAKIRLGFDDPSHCLDIAQAVEEANATWLTVHCRTKTDGYKPPAHWEWIPKIKERVKIKIIANGEIWNVDDFHRCVEVTQCEDYMIGRGVMSNPFIFKQIQQSLKKETVEEMSWEKAKPLLPQFFEASTLYINNHFAVSRSKQWLRALSLKNPEAKPVFEQLKVLKNPVEFQTQLEKICL, encoded by the coding sequence ATGAAACTGTTCTTAGCTCCCATGGAAGGCGTGGTGGATTGGGTGATGCGCGATACGCTGACTCGCATTGGTGGTATTGACCAGTGCGTGACTGAATTCCTGCGCGTCACCAACCGCCTGCATCCTGAGAGTGTTTTCTATAAGAACTGCCCTGAGCTAAAAACCAACTCCGAGACTCGCTGGGGTACACCGGTCTTTTTGCAACTTCTTGGCGGCCAAGCTGAGCCCTTGGCTCTCAATGCAGAGCGCGCAGCGAAACTCGGCGCCAAAGGCATCGACTTAAATTTTGGTTGCCCCGCAAAAACCGTCAATCGCCATGATGGCGGAGCAAGTCTTTTAAAATCCTGCGATCGAATTTATGACATTGTAAAAACGGTACGCGATGCGGTTCCCGCTTCAACCCCTGTCACCGCTAAAATTCGCTTAGGCTTTGATGATCCTTCCCATTGCTTAGACATCGCCCAAGCAGTTGAAGAAGCCAATGCTACTTGGCTCACTGTTCACTGCCGCACAAAGACCGATGGCTATAAGCCACCTGCGCACTGGGAATGGATTCCTAAGATCAAAGAACGAGTCAAAATTAAGATTATCGCCAATGGTGAAATCTGGAATGTGGATGATTTTCATCGCTGCGTGGAAGTCACTCAATGCGAAGACTACATGATCGGCCGCGGAGTGATGAGCAATCCGTTTATTTTTAAGCAGATCCAACAAAGTCTAAAAAAAGAAACCGTGGAAGAGATGAGTTGGGAAAAAGCAAAACCACTTCTGCCGCAGTTTTTTGAAGCAAGTACACTCTACATTAACAATCACTTTGCTGTTTCCAGATCTAAACAATGGCTGCGTGCTCTGTCGTTAAAAAATCCAGAAGCAAAACCTGTTTTTGAGCAGTTGAAGGTTTTAAAGAATCCGGTCGAGTTTCAAACTCAGTTGGAAAAAATCTGTCTCTAA
- a CDS encoding glutaredoxin (COG0695 Glutaredoxin and related proteins), with product MKKVKLYKKNPCPYCDRAINFLEGRGIAFDVVDLTDNLDELDRLRNETGWRTVPMIFINDKLIGGYTDLKDLDESGELDKLLAE from the coding sequence ATGAAAAAAGTGAAGCTTTATAAGAAGAATCCATGCCCTTATTGCGACCGCGCAATTAATTTCCTTGAGGGACGCGGGATTGCGTTCGATGTTGTCGATTTGACAGATAATTTGGACGAACTTGATAGACTTAGAAATGAAACGGGATGGCGAACAGTTCCGATGATTTTCATCAACGATAAATTGATCGGTGGATACACGGATTTAAAAGATCTGGATGAATCTGGAGAACTCGATAAATTATTGGCTGAATAG
- a CDS encoding nitrogen regulation protein nifR3 (COG0042 tRNA-dihydrouridine synthase), translated as MNYGLHRPILGGKVNFPLCLAPMVGLTHVALREVMREYLPEDAYTIWPTEMLNSRRIPSENLEKTPETMRAEFEPGLIPQILGNEEKPIAESVKRLVEWGAEGIDINMGCPVQKALKHNYGVALMGDASYAAEVVRMTVENSNVPVSVKLRAVGSNKELDELLEFVSGLRKAGASWVCLHPRTAEQKRRGSADWNQIKYLHSVVDFPVIGNGDVQTVDDALLMLTETGCDMAMAGRGLAARPWMLWQLGEKLGMKAPRGKEGLRAPQTPEEEGAEYGRSLLKLIERSRHYFGEDLAMRKVRFYVRTTSVWLPFGNTLVGVCAKAKNIDEMILGVAKFFENRIEMSAHTDLRQ; from the coding sequence ATGAATTACGGACTGCATAGACCGATTTTAGGAGGGAAGGTAAACTTCCCTCTTTGCTTAGCGCCCATGGTAGGTCTTACTCATGTGGCCTTGCGCGAAGTGATGCGCGAATACCTTCCTGAAGATGCCTACACTATTTGGCCGACAGAGATGCTCAATAGTCGGCGAATTCCCAGCGAGAATTTAGAAAAAACTCCCGAAACAATGCGCGCAGAGTTTGAGCCTGGGCTTATTCCGCAAATTCTTGGCAATGAAGAAAAGCCCATCGCTGAAAGTGTGAAGCGTCTGGTGGAGTGGGGCGCTGAAGGGATTGATATCAACATGGGTTGTCCGGTGCAAAAAGCCCTAAAGCATAACTATGGTGTCGCCTTGATGGGTGATGCAAGTTATGCCGCTGAGGTTGTGCGCATGACTGTTGAGAACTCAAATGTTCCCGTCAGTGTAAAGTTGCGAGCCGTTGGAAGTAATAAGGAACTCGACGAACTCCTAGAGTTTGTCAGTGGACTTCGTAAGGCGGGTGCAAGCTGGGTCTGCCTTCATCCGCGCACGGCAGAACAAAAACGTCGCGGTAGTGCGGATTGGAATCAAATTAAATATCTACATTCAGTTGTCGACTTTCCCGTCATTGGCAATGGTGACGTGCAAACTGTCGATGATGCCCTCCTCATGCTGACCGAGACTGGCTGTGACATGGCCATGGCAGGGCGTGGCCTTGCTGCAAGACCTTGGATGCTTTGGCAGCTCGGCGAGAAGTTGGGTATGAAAGCTCCTCGAGGTAAAGAAGGTCTGCGCGCTCCGCAAACTCCCGAAGAAGAGGGAGCTGAGTACGGCCGCAGTCTCTTAAAACTTATCGAGCGCAGTCGTCATTATTTTGGCGAAGATCTAGCTATGCGCAAAGTGCGCTTCTACGTACGCACTACTTCAGTGTGGTTGCCCTTTGGAAATACTCTTGTGGGTGTTTGCGCGAAGGCGAAAAACATTGATGAAATGATTCTGGGAGTGGCGAAGTTTTTTGAAAATAGGATAGAGATGTCGGCACACACCGACCTCCGCCAATAG